A genomic window from Populus nigra chromosome 7, ddPopNigr1.1, whole genome shotgun sequence includes:
- the LOC133699101 gene encoding non-specific lipid-transfer protein 1-like produces the protein MAFSMGLKLTYAMLIAMVVSAPLAEAAISCGQVSSSLAQCIGYLQKGGALPAACCSGLKALNSASKTTPDRQGVCNCLKSLAGKISGLNYGLAAGLPSKCGVSIPYKISPATDCKSVK, from the exons ATGGCTTTTTCAATGGGCTTGAAGCTGACCTATGCCATGCTTATAGCGATGGTTGTTAGTGCACCTCTAGCAGAAGCTGCCATCTCTTGTGGCCAAGTGTCAAGCAGCTTGGCACAATGTATAGGCTACCTCCAGAAAGGTGGGGCTTTGCCTGCAGCTTGCTGCAGTGGGTTGAAAGCACTTAATTCTGCATCCAAGACCACCCCTGACCGCCAAGGGGTCTGCAACTGTTTGAAATCCTTGGCTGGTAAGATCTCTGGCCTCAACTATGGCCTGGCTGCTGGCCTCCCTTCAAAGTGTGGTGTATCCATTCCCTATAAAATCAGTCCTGCCACTGATTGCAAAAG CGTGAAGTGA
- the LOC133698540 gene encoding glucan endo-1,3-beta-glucosidase 2-like, giving the protein MVWSMESVFVLILLLSAAVSSFVAADDEAFIGVNIGTDLSDMPHPTQVVALLKAQQIRHVRLYDADRGMLVALANTGIQVMVSVPNEQLLGIGQSNSTAANWVSHNVVAHYPATNITAICVGSEVFTAVPNAASVLVNAMKFIQSALVASNLDRQIKVSTPLSSSIILDSFPPSQAFFNKTWNPVLIPMLNFLQSTGSHLMLNIYPYYDYMQSNGVIPLDYALLKPLAPNKEAVDANTLVHYSNVFDAMIDATYFAMDFLNFTNVPVMVTETGWPSKGDSNEPDATLDNANTYNSNLIRHVLNKTGTPKHPGIAVSTYIYELYNEDLKPGPVSEKNWGLFNANGEPVYILHLTGSGLVLANDTTNQTYCTAKQGADPKMLQAALDWACGPGKVDCSAMLQGEPCYQPDNVIAHATYAFNSYYNQMGKAPGTCDFNGVAAITTTNPSHGTCVFPGSTGRMNGTMVNITAPSMNSTSAAPSARDLYNLGSTNFLVLLRVLICSIVFL; this is encoded by the exons ATGGTTTGGAGTATGGAGTCTGTCTTTGTGCTTATACTTCTGCTTTCAGCAGCTGTCTCTTCTTTTGTTGCTGCTGATGATG AAGCATTCATTGGTGTTAACATAGGAACAGACCTTTCTGACATGCCACACCCAACTCAAGTGGTAGCCCTCCTCAAGGCTCAGCAAATCAGGCATGTCCGGCTCTATGATGCTGACCGTGGCATGCTAGTTGCACTTGCTAATACAGGCATTCAGGTCATGGTCTCTGTTCCCAATGAACAACTTCTGGGAATTGGTCAATCGAATTCCACTGCTGCTAATTGGGTTTCGCATAATGTGGTGGCTCATTACCCAGCTACAAACATCACAGCCATTTGTGTAGGTTCTGAGGTTTTCACAGCCGTTCCCAATGCAGCGTCAGTCCTTGTCAATGCCATGAAGTTCATTCAATCAGCCCTTGTTGCATCCAACCTAGATCGCCAAATCAAAGTTTCAACACCCCTTTCTTCCTCTATTATCCTTGATTCCTTCCCACCATCCCAAGCCTTCTTTAACAAAACATGGAATCCTGTTTTGATTCCCATGCTCAATTTCTTGCAGTCAACAGGGTCACACTTGATGCTCAATATATACCCTTACTATGACTACATGCAATCAAATGGTGTAATTCCATTAGATTATGCACTCTTGAAGCCTCTTGCTCCAAACAAGGAAGCTGTTGATGCTAACACACTTGTTCACTATTCCAATGTCTTTGATGCTATGATTGATGCAACTTACTTTGCCATGGATTTCCTAAACTTTACTAACGTTCCTGTTATGGTTACTGAAACTGGCTGGCCATCAAAAGGTGATTCTAATGAGCCGGATGCAACTCTAGATAATGCCAACACTTACAACAGTAATTTGATTAGGCATGTGCTGAACAAAACTGGAACTCCCAAACACCCTGGAATTGCTGTTAGTACATACATTTATGAGCTTTATAATGAAGATTTGAAACCCGGTCCAGTCTCAGAGAAGAATTGGGGATTGTTTAATGCAAATGGGGAGCCTGTTTACATTTTGCATCTGACCGGGTCAGGCTTAGTGTTAGCAAATGACACTACGAACCAAACATACTGTACTGCAAAGCAAGGTGCTGATCCAAAGATGCTGCAAGCTGCTTTGGATTGGGCATGTGGACCTGGCAAGGTTGATTGCTCTGCTATGTTGCAGGGAGAGCCATGTTACCAACCAGACAATGTGATTGCGCATGCAACTTATGCATTTAACAGTTACTATAATCAGATGGGGAAGGCTCCTGGGACATGTGACTTCAATGGTGTGGCTGCTATCACCACTACAAATCCAA GTCATGGCACTTGTGTGTTCCCAGGAAG CACTGGCAGGATGAATGGCACCATGGTAAACATTACAGCCCCATCAATGAATTCCACGAGTGCAGCTCCTTCTGCCAGAGATCTTTACAACCTCGGTTCTACGAACTTCTTAGTGCTTCTCAGAGTTCTAATCTGTAGCATAGTTTTCTTGTAA